A single region of the Enterobacter cloacae complex sp. R_G8 genome encodes:
- a CDS encoding AI-2E family transporter, whose protein sequence is MLEMLMQWYRRRFSDPEAIALLVILVAGFGILFFFSGLLAPLLVAIVLAYLLEWPTARLENIGCSRRWATSIVLVLFVGILLLMAFVVMPVAWQQGIYLIRDMPGMLNKLSDFAATLPRRYPALMDAGIIDAMAENMRARIMTMGDSVVKYSLASLVGLLTLAVYLVLVPLMVFFLVKDKDQMLNAVRRILPRNRGLAGQVWEEMNQQITNYIRGKVLEMIVVGVATWIGFLIFGLNYSLLLAVLVGLSVLIPYIGAFVVTIPVVGVALFQFGLGTEFWSCFAVYLIIQALDGNLLVPVLFSEAVNLHPLVIILSVVIFGGLWGFWGVFFAIPLATLIKAVVHAWPDVPAVEEK, encoded by the coding sequence ATGCTCGAAATGTTAATGCAGTGGTACCGGCGTCGGTTTAGCGACCCGGAGGCCATTGCTTTGCTGGTTATTCTGGTTGCCGGATTCGGTATTCTGTTCTTCTTCAGTGGCCTTCTGGCGCCACTGCTGGTAGCGATTGTGCTGGCCTATTTGCTGGAATGGCCAACCGCGCGACTGGAAAATATCGGCTGCTCCCGACGCTGGGCGACCAGCATTGTGCTGGTGCTGTTTGTCGGCATTCTGCTGTTGATGGCTTTTGTGGTCATGCCCGTCGCCTGGCAACAGGGGATCTACCTGATCCGCGATATGCCCGGTATGCTGAACAAGCTTTCTGATTTCGCTGCCACGCTGCCGCGTCGTTATCCTGCGTTAATGGATGCCGGGATCATCGATGCGATGGCTGAAAATATGCGCGCCCGCATCATGACCATGGGCGACTCGGTGGTCAAATACTCGCTGGCGTCACTGGTTGGGCTGCTCACACTCGCCGTCTACCTGGTGCTGGTGCCATTGATGGTGTTCTTCCTGGTGAAGGACAAAGATCAGATGCTCAACGCCGTGCGGCGTATTCTGCCGCGTAATCGCGGGCTGGCCGGGCAGGTGTGGGAAGAGATGAACCAGCAGATCACCAACTACATTCGCGGCAAGGTGCTGGAGATGATTGTGGTTGGGGTCGCGACGTGGATTGGCTTCCTGATCTTCGGGCTGAATTATTCACTGCTGCTGGCGGTGCTGGTGGGGTTATCGGTCCTTATTCCGTATATTGGCGCGTTTGTGGTCACCATCCCGGTGGTGGGCGTCGCGCTGTTCCAGTTTGGCCTGGGCACCGAGTTCTGGAGCTGCTTCGCCGTGTACCTGATTATTCAGGCGCTGGATGGCAACCTGCTGGTGCCGGTGCTGTTCTCAGAAGCGGTAAATCTGCATCCGCTGGTCATTATTCTGTCGGTGGTGATTTTCGGCGGGCTGTGGGGATTCTGGGGCGTGTTCTTTGCCATTCCGCTGGCGACGCTGATTAAAGCTGTCGTCCACGCGTGGCCGGATGTGCCGGCGGTGGAAGAGAAGTAG
- the bcp gene encoding thioredoxin-dependent thiol peroxidase, whose amino-acid sequence MNPLKAGDIAPKFSLPDQDGEQVNLTDFQGQRVLVYFYPKAMTPGCTVQACGLRDNMDELKKAGVEVLGISTDKPEKLSRFAEKELLNFTLLSDEDHQVCEQFGVWGEKTFMGKTYDGIHRISFLIDADGKVEHVFDDFKTSNHHDVVLNWLKQSA is encoded by the coding sequence ATCGCACCGAAATTTAGCTTACCGGATCAGGATGGTGAGCAAGTAAATTTGACCGACTTCCAGGGACAGCGTGTTCTGGTCTATTTCTACCCGAAAGCCATGACCCCGGGCTGCACCGTACAGGCCTGCGGCTTACGCGACAACATGGACGAGTTGAAAAAAGCCGGCGTAGAAGTGCTGGGTATCAGCACCGATAAGCCAGAAAAGCTGTCACGATTTGCTGAAAAAGAGCTGCTGAACTTCACGCTGCTTTCCGACGAAGATCATCAGGTCTGTGAGCAGTTCGGCGTCTGGGGCGAGAAGACGTTTATGGGCAAAACCTATGACGGCATTCACCGCATCAGTTTCCTGATTGACGCTGACGGTAAAGTGGAACATGTCTTTGACGACTTCAAAACCAGCAACCACCACGACGTGGTGTTGAACTGGCTGAAACAAAGTGCCTGA